A DNA window from Labrus mixtus chromosome 4, fLabMix1.1, whole genome shotgun sequence contains the following coding sequences:
- the wasla gene encoding WASP like actin nucleation promoting factor a isoform X1 has product MNSHPPPRRSANVGSILLTPQENECLFGYLGRKCATLCSAVVQVYGADRSCSWVKRCCGVACLVKDNPQRSYFIRVFDIKEGKTMFEQELYHNFSISSARSYFISFTGDTCQVGLNFASEEEAKRFRAAINDLLNRRQRKTEKRGDPKNGPALHMATVDIKNPEINNVRFHNSHSHQQPYHLNNMLSHSGLNRKDKKTKGKKKKLTKADIGTPSNFQHIGHVGWDPNTGFDLNNLDPELKNLFDMCGISEAQLKDRETSKVIYDFIEKKGGVEAVKNELRRQAPPPPPSRGGAPPPPPPPHSTAPPPPPPPPSRGGRGAPPPPPPSRAPASAPPPPPPTRPGTLGAPPPPPPPNRGGHQPPPPPHHHHHQPPPPPPPPSSTHSTVAPQAPPPPPPPLAHQSPVSGSAPAPPPPPPPPPPPPGPPPPPELDSISGGGDSPHSPSPGGKSALLEQIRGGAQLKKVEQNNRAPASGIGRDALLDQIRQGIQLKTVPDHPESGPPSSAPTSGIVGALMEVMQKRSKAIHSSDEDEDDEEDEDFEDDDEWED; this is encoded by the exons ATGAACAGCCACCCGCCTCCCCGCAGGTCTGCAAACGTCGGCTCCATCCTCCTGACCCCGCAGGAGAACGAGTGCCTGTTCGGCTACCTGGGCAGGAAATGCGCC ACTCTGTGCTCGGCGGTGGTCCAGGTGTACGGAGCTGATCGGAGCTGCAGCTGGGTGAAGAGGTGCTGTGGAGTGGCCTGCCTGGTCAAAGACAACCCCCAGAGGTCCTACTTCATCAGAGTGTTCGACATAAAG gaaGGGAAAACCATGTTTGAACAGGAGCTGTACCACAACTTCTCCATCAGCAGCGCCAGATCCTACTTCATCTCATTCACCGGAGAT aCATGTCAGGTCGGTCTGAACTTTGCAAGTGAAGAAGAAGCCAAAAGATTCCGAGCCGCCATCAACGACCTGCTCAACAGACGACAACGCAAAACTG agaAGAGAGGTGACCCTAAGAATG GTCCAGCTCTGCACATGGCCACGGTGGACATCAAGAACCCGGAGATCAACAACGTCCGATTCCACAACTCCCACAGCCACCAGCAGCCGTACCACCTCAACAACATGCTGAGCCACAGCGGCCTGAACCGGAAGGACAAGAAGACCAAaggcaagaagaagaagctgaccAAGGCCGACATCGGCACGCCCAGCAACTTCCA GCACATCGGTCATGTGGGCTGGGATCCTAACACAGGTTTTGAT CTGAACAACCTGGACCCAGAACTCAAGAACCTGTTCGACATGTGCGGCATCTCCGAGGCTCAGCTGAAGGACCGCGAGACGTCCAAGGTCATCTACGACTTCATCGAGAAGAAGGGAGGAGTGGAGGCGGTCAAGAACGAGCTCAGGAGGCagg ctccccctccacctccttcccGTGGCGgcgcccctcctcctcctccaccccctcaCAGCACagctccaccccctcctcctcctcccccgtcAAGAGGGGGGCGTGgggcccctcctccccctcctccatccagAGCTcccgcctcagctcctccacctccacctccaacCAGACCAGGAACTCTGGGAGCCCCgcctcccccacctcctcccaACAGGGGGGGTcaccagcctcctcctcctccccaccatcaccaccatcagcctccccctccccctcctcctccctcttccacacactctactgtcgcTCCtcaagccccgccccctccacctcctccactgGCCCACCAGTCTCCTGTCAGCGGCAGTGCCCCTGCTCCgcctcccccacctcctcctccacctcctcctcccggcccccctccccctccggAGCTGGACAGCATCAGTGGCGGAGGAGACTCGCCTCACTCGCCGAGCCCCGGCGGGAAGTCGGCGCTGCTGGAGCAGATCAGAGGAGGAGCCCAGCTGAAGAAGGTGGAGCAGAACAACCGAGCGCCGGCCTCTGGCATTGGACGGGACGCCCTGCTGGACCAGATCAGACAGGGGATCCAGCTCAAGACT GTGCCAGATCATCCAGAGTCTGGACCTCCATCGTCGGCACCCACATCGGGCATCGTCGGCGCCCTCATGGAGGTGATGCAGAAGAGGAGCAAAGCCATCCATTCCTCAG acGAAGACGAGGACGACGAAGAAGACGAGGACTTTGAGGACGACGACGAGTGGGAGGACTAG
- the wasla gene encoding WASP like actin nucleation promoting factor a isoform X2: MNSHPPPRRSANVGSILLTPQENECLFGYLGRKCATLCSAVVQVYGADRSCSWVKRCCGVACLVKDNPQRSYFIRVFDIKEGKTMFEQELYHNFSISSARSYFISFTGDTCQVGLNFASEEEAKRFRAAINDLLNRRQRKTGPALHMATVDIKNPEINNVRFHNSHSHQQPYHLNNMLSHSGLNRKDKKTKGKKKKLTKADIGTPSNFQHIGHVGWDPNTGFDLNNLDPELKNLFDMCGISEAQLKDRETSKVIYDFIEKKGGVEAVKNELRRQAPPPPPSRGGAPPPPPPPHSTAPPPPPPPPSRGGRGAPPPPPPSRAPASAPPPPPPTRPGTLGAPPPPPPPNRGGHQPPPPPHHHHHQPPPPPPPPSSTHSTVAPQAPPPPPPPLAHQSPVSGSAPAPPPPPPPPPPPPGPPPPPELDSISGGGDSPHSPSPGGKSALLEQIRGGAQLKKVEQNNRAPASGIGRDALLDQIRQGIQLKTVPDHPESGPPSSAPTSGIVGALMEVMQKRSKAIHSSDEDEDDEEDEDFEDDDEWED, from the exons ATGAACAGCCACCCGCCTCCCCGCAGGTCTGCAAACGTCGGCTCCATCCTCCTGACCCCGCAGGAGAACGAGTGCCTGTTCGGCTACCTGGGCAGGAAATGCGCC ACTCTGTGCTCGGCGGTGGTCCAGGTGTACGGAGCTGATCGGAGCTGCAGCTGGGTGAAGAGGTGCTGTGGAGTGGCCTGCCTGGTCAAAGACAACCCCCAGAGGTCCTACTTCATCAGAGTGTTCGACATAAAG gaaGGGAAAACCATGTTTGAACAGGAGCTGTACCACAACTTCTCCATCAGCAGCGCCAGATCCTACTTCATCTCATTCACCGGAGAT aCATGTCAGGTCGGTCTGAACTTTGCAAGTGAAGAAGAAGCCAAAAGATTCCGAGCCGCCATCAACGACCTGCTCAACAGACGACAACGCAAAACTG GTCCAGCTCTGCACATGGCCACGGTGGACATCAAGAACCCGGAGATCAACAACGTCCGATTCCACAACTCCCACAGCCACCAGCAGCCGTACCACCTCAACAACATGCTGAGCCACAGCGGCCTGAACCGGAAGGACAAGAAGACCAAaggcaagaagaagaagctgaccAAGGCCGACATCGGCACGCCCAGCAACTTCCA GCACATCGGTCATGTGGGCTGGGATCCTAACACAGGTTTTGAT CTGAACAACCTGGACCCAGAACTCAAGAACCTGTTCGACATGTGCGGCATCTCCGAGGCTCAGCTGAAGGACCGCGAGACGTCCAAGGTCATCTACGACTTCATCGAGAAGAAGGGAGGAGTGGAGGCGGTCAAGAACGAGCTCAGGAGGCagg ctccccctccacctccttcccGTGGCGgcgcccctcctcctcctccaccccctcaCAGCACagctccaccccctcctcctcctcccccgtcAAGAGGGGGGCGTGgggcccctcctccccctcctccatccagAGCTcccgcctcagctcctccacctccacctccaacCAGACCAGGAACTCTGGGAGCCCCgcctcccccacctcctcccaACAGGGGGGGTcaccagcctcctcctcctccccaccatcaccaccatcagcctccccctccccctcctcctccctcttccacacactctactgtcgcTCCtcaagccccgccccctccacctcctccactgGCCCACCAGTCTCCTGTCAGCGGCAGTGCCCCTGCTCCgcctcccccacctcctcctccacctcctcctcccggcccccctccccctccggAGCTGGACAGCATCAGTGGCGGAGGAGACTCGCCTCACTCGCCGAGCCCCGGCGGGAAGTCGGCGCTGCTGGAGCAGATCAGAGGAGGAGCCCAGCTGAAGAAGGTGGAGCAGAACAACCGAGCGCCGGCCTCTGGCATTGGACGGGACGCCCTGCTGGACCAGATCAGACAGGGGATCCAGCTCAAGACT GTGCCAGATCATCCAGAGTCTGGACCTCCATCGTCGGCACCCACATCGGGCATCGTCGGCGCCCTCATGGAGGTGATGCAGAAGAGGAGCAAAGCCATCCATTCCTCAG acGAAGACGAGGACGACGAAGAAGACGAGGACTTTGAGGACGACGACGAGTGGGAGGACTAG